In Vibrio atlanticus, the following proteins share a genomic window:
- the focA gene encoding formate transporter FocA: MNLNQFDSLLPPQMAERAADIGVGKATKDPIKSFLLAISAGIHIGIAFVFYTIVTTGAGDLPWGITRLLGGLAFSLGLILVVVTGGELFTSSVLTLVARASGKITWRTLVKNWATVYVGNLIGALLLVACMLLTKQYMFDHGQVGLNAMAISQHKMHHDFIQAIALGIMCNVLVCIAVWMTFSGRTLTDKIAVMILPVAMFVSAGFEHCIANMFQVPLAIGIKTFAPAEFWTMTGANPADYVDLNMMDFLMNNLLPVTIGNIIGGGIFVGMWYWLIYLRD, translated from the coding sequence ATGAATCTAAACCAATTTGACTCATTATTACCGCCACAAATGGCTGAGCGCGCTGCAGATATTGGCGTAGGTAAAGCAACTAAAGATCCAATCAAATCTTTTCTCCTAGCGATTTCAGCTGGCATCCATATCGGTATTGCGTTTGTGTTCTACACCATCGTAACGACCGGTGCTGGTGATTTGCCTTGGGGTATTACTCGCCTATTAGGTGGCCTTGCATTTAGCCTGGGCTTAATTCTCGTTGTTGTTACCGGTGGTGAGTTATTTACCAGTTCGGTGCTTACTCTGGTTGCTCGTGCAAGTGGTAAAATTACTTGGCGCACGCTCGTCAAGAACTGGGCTACGGTTTATGTAGGTAACTTGATTGGCGCATTGTTGCTGGTGGCATGTATGCTTCTGACTAAACAGTACATGTTTGACCATGGCCAGGTTGGTTTAAATGCAATGGCGATTTCCCAACACAAGATGCACCATGATTTTATCCAAGCTATCGCGCTTGGTATCATGTGTAATGTATTGGTTTGTATCGCGGTATGGATGACGTTTAGTGGACGTACACTTACCGACAAAATCGCGGTAATGATTTTACCTGTTGCGATGTTCGTATCAGCTGGTTTCGAGCACTGTATTGCGAATATGTTCCAAGTCCCTTTAGCTATCGGCATTAAAACATTTGCTCCTGCTGAATTCTGGACAATGACGGGCGCTAACCCTGCGGATTACGTTGACCTGAACATGATGGACTTTCTGATGAACAACTTGCTGCCCGTTACTATAGGTAACATCATTGGTGGCGGTATCTTTGTTGGTATGTGGTACTGGTTGATCTACCTACGTGACTAA
- a CDS encoding ATPase: MRVNKVALTISMLFAISGCQSTPSEQTGANQTTNDNESTVEVRSFQSVQSVYSEWEAKLEEHAQLSLYAPENYNELLDAWDDAESIYADLVKDQTRLTKSYSIFSTLTYAEAFDEKIALIRSNYDSILVLKEKADRVLADSIVQMDYLKFLGADTMFASSYKRLYSEYSELFEYVLVDELEDAQEAQVEFLNNASLLEVKVAHKKYIEPLKDELEFLEDEDFDDVVPLTFAKAASQIALAESQVKASPREKSIIEDAVHAAEFELNHVRSVAHEVKVLASVKGDKFEQSVLNAENQLLSISQIVNDEDYRDVGLRQQSQKIVASIKALKSSDMTGLLKSEIETLTEQLANLESENQKQAQQLSEATKHSELLGEQITKSDAHIKSLEELVDSLKSLGGKVANESDSDAISPSIETNLENPALELSSEEVIEPSV; encoded by the coding sequence GTGAGAGTGAACAAAGTAGCATTAACGATCAGTATGCTATTTGCTATCTCAGGTTGTCAAAGTACACCCTCAGAGCAGACAGGCGCGAACCAAACCACAAATGACAATGAATCAACAGTAGAGGTCCGTTCATTTCAGTCTGTCCAAAGTGTTTACTCCGAGTGGGAGGCTAAGCTTGAAGAACACGCTCAATTGTCTCTCTATGCTCCAGAGAATTACAATGAACTACTAGACGCTTGGGATGATGCTGAAAGCATTTATGCGGACTTAGTGAAAGATCAAACACGGTTAACCAAGAGTTACTCGATTTTTTCTACACTAACTTACGCTGAAGCCTTTGATGAAAAAATTGCGTTGATTCGATCAAATTATGACTCGATCTTAGTGCTAAAGGAAAAGGCTGACAGAGTATTAGCCGACTCGATAGTGCAAATGGATTACTTAAAGTTTCTTGGTGCCGACACTATGTTTGCATCGAGCTACAAGCGCTTGTATTCAGAATACAGCGAACTGTTTGAGTATGTGCTGGTCGACGAACTTGAAGATGCTCAGGAAGCACAGGTAGAGTTTCTTAATAACGCGAGTTTGTTAGAAGTTAAAGTGGCCCACAAGAAGTACATCGAACCTTTGAAGGATGAGTTGGAGTTCTTGGAAGATGAAGATTTCGATGACGTTGTTCCACTGACGTTTGCTAAAGCGGCATCTCAAATTGCTTTGGCAGAAAGCCAAGTGAAAGCCAGTCCCCGTGAAAAGTCGATCATTGAAGACGCAGTTCACGCTGCGGAGTTCGAATTGAACCACGTGCGCAGTGTCGCTCATGAAGTCAAAGTGCTGGCGAGTGTAAAAGGCGACAAGTTCGAACAGTCGGTTTTGAATGCAGAGAACCAACTACTGAGTATTTCACAAATCGTCAATGATGAAGATTACCGTGATGTTGGGTTACGTCAGCAATCTCAAAAGATTGTAGCGAGTATTAAAGCGTTAAAAAGCTCCGACATGACAGGGCTATTAAAGTCAGAGATTGAAACTTTGACTGAGCAATTGGCTAACCTGGAATCTGAAAACCAGAAGCAAGCACAGCAATTGTCTGAAGCAACCAAGCATAGTGAGTTGCTCGGTGAGCAGATTACGAAGAGCGATGCTCACATAAAAAGCTTAGAAGAACTAGTCGATAGTTTGAAAAGCTTAGGTGGTAAAGTTGCCAACGAAAGTGATTCTGATGCGATCTCGCCGAGTATTGAAACAAATCTAGAGAACCCGGCTCTAGAACTATCATCAGAAGAAGTGATTGAACCTTCGGTTTAG
- a CDS encoding TIGR02647 family protein: MKYNAEHIADLNLLLQFDVSSAATGIKVHQEAAQETQDAVKRLFEKNLCTQPDGGYLTDEGIQMAERADKLLRVLN; this comes from the coding sequence ATGAAGTACAACGCTGAACATATTGCTGATTTAAACCTCCTTCTTCAATTTGATGTAAGTAGCGCCGCTACTGGAATTAAAGTTCATCAAGAGGCTGCTCAAGAAACTCAAGACGCTGTTAAGCGCCTATTCGAAAAGAATCTTTGCACTCAGCCAGACGGTGGTTACCTAACAGATGAAGGTATCCAGATGGCAGAGCGCGCAGACAAGTTACTTCGCGTACTGAACTAA
- a CDS encoding NAD(P)H-binding protein has translation MASIFIVGAGWVGAPLSEHLEKHGNQVVVTKTTQAGADAVGNKRVPCEVFSFDSSKPDETIGELYSLLLENNTEIVIGSFPPGFRKGAGQEYADYWQQLTNACQKANVKKLIMVSSTTVYPTKPGVLNELDASLPLSTSGNELASSFSDNARVMLQAEQSVINSGIDYTILRFSGLIGPNRHPSRFASKLKQVSTQAPANMLHLNDAIGAVDFAISQLHNEVVNVTTPNTVSKAEFYAAALKSANSSEPLPPLVDTPDKLISSKKILDLGYSFKFESTLDALHD, from the coding sequence ATGGCTTCTATATTTATTGTTGGTGCAGGATGGGTCGGTGCACCTTTATCTGAACATTTAGAAAAACATGGTAACCAAGTTGTGGTCACGAAAACGACCCAAGCAGGTGCAGACGCTGTTGGGAACAAACGAGTTCCATGTGAAGTGTTTAGTTTTGACTCATCAAAGCCAGATGAGACAATCGGTGAACTCTATTCGTTGTTACTCGAAAACAACACTGAGATAGTGATTGGTAGCTTCCCTCCAGGCTTTAGAAAGGGAGCAGGACAAGAGTACGCCGACTACTGGCAGCAACTCACCAATGCATGTCAAAAGGCCAACGTTAAGAAGCTCATAATGGTCAGTTCAACAACCGTATACCCAACTAAACCTGGCGTGTTGAACGAACTGGATGCTTCACTCCCCCTTTCAACCTCAGGCAACGAGCTCGCGTCTTCATTTTCCGATAACGCGCGTGTTATGCTGCAAGCGGAACAGTCAGTGATTAATTCTGGCATCGACTACACCATTCTTCGCTTTAGTGGATTGATTGGTCCGAACCGTCACCCATCGAGGTTTGCAAGTAAATTGAAGCAAGTGAGCACTCAAGCTCCTGCCAACATGCTTCACCTTAACGACGCGATTGGCGCAGTCGATTTCGCTATCAGTCAACTGCACAACGAAGTGGTCAACGTCACCACTCCGAATACTGTGAGCAAAGCAGAGTTCTATGCCGCAGCACTAAAAAGTGCCAATAGCAGCGAACCACTTCCCCCTCTTGTCGATACGCCGGACAAACTGATCTCGTCGAAAAAGATTCTCGACTTAGGTTACTCGTTTAAATTCGAATCCACACTGGACGCACTTCATGACTGA